A genomic window from Exiguobacterium acetylicum DSM 20416 includes:
- a CDS encoding helix-turn-helix domain-containing protein, with amino-acid sequence MHQLAHLLTLSRAKVLYHVRELEKHDLIRLVRTEEQGGNLLKYYQAIARGYIPADHLLNFVETKEATRQSYLEVLDRAKTRVLRLRQLLLLPYLRTSRTG; translated from the coding sequence GTGCATCAGTTAGCCCACTTGCTGACGTTATCCCGCGCGAAGGTCCTTTATCATGTACGGGAACTTGAAAAGCATGACTTAATTCGCCTCGTCCGGACAGAAGAACAGGGTGGCAACTTGTTGAAATATTACCAAGCGATTGCCCGAGGATACATTCCTGCTGATCACCTTCTGAACTTCGTCGAGACAAAAGAGGCGACTCGGCAGTCGTATCTTGAGGTACTCGACCGGGCAAAGACACGCGTCTTACGGCTCCGACAGCTGCTTTTGCT